The DNA segment TAGGTGTATGTGGGTTTAACACAACACCTGGCTTTACACCAAATGAACGAATTAGTTGAATTGTTCGATGCAAGTGAGGACATGCTTCTACATGAACTGTAATGTAATCAGCACCCGCTTTTGCAAATGATTCAATAAAATCATCTGGGTTCTCGATCATTAAATGTACATCTAAAGGCAATTTTGTCACCGGTCTTAATGCTTCAACAACAATCGGACCCATTGTAATATTTGGCACAAAATGACCGTCCATAACATCAATGTGAATCAGTTGTGCACCAGCTTGTTCGACTTCTTTTACTTCTTCAGCCAATTTCGAAAAATTGGCAGCTAAAATTGATGGGGCTATTTTAATCATATTAATACCTCGGCTTTCGCTCATTTATTTCGTCTAAAAACTTAACATAATGTTTGTATCTGTATGCTTTGATTTCACCAGATTGAACCCCCGCAAGAACTGCGCATTTCGGTTCGCTAATGTGTAAACACTCTCTAAATTTACAACTATCAGACACTGCTCGGAATTCAGGAAAACAATAAGATAATTGTTCTTTATCTATTTCATCAAAATCAAATGAACTGAACCCTGGAGTATCAGCTAACAGTCCTTCACAAACCTCAACGAGTTCAACATGACGAGTTGTATGTTTCCCACGGCCAAGTGCTTGTGAAATGATACCTGTTTTCAAATTTAATGAGGGCAACACTGTATTCAGTAATGTCGATTTCCCCACACCAGACTGTCCAGCTAAAACACTAATTTTCCCTTTTAAGACTGGTGCGATATTCGCAACCAATTCTTCGTCATCTTTGAATGTTTCTATTATTTGATAACCAATTGCTCTGTAATCATTAATAAACGGTCGAATTTTTGCCATTTCAGATTCAGTAATTAAATCCGTTT comes from the Paenisporosarcina antarctica genome and includes:
- the rpe gene encoding ribulose-phosphate 3-epimerase, yielding MIKIAPSILAANFSKLAEEVKEVEQAGAQLIHIDVMDGHFVPNITMGPIVVEALRPVTKLPLDVHLMIENPDDFIESFAKAGADYITVHVEACPHLHRTIQLIRSFGVKPGVVLNPHTPIESIQHVLEDIDMVLFMTVNPGFGGQKFIHSVIPKIQKLSTIIKEKGLNIEIEIDGGINEDTIIPCAQAGATIFVAGSAIYSKEDRSKALQDIQEAGERAILT
- the rsgA gene encoding ribosome small subunit-dependent GTPase A, coding for MPKGQIRKALSGFYYVQDGEQFIQCRGRGVFRNRGVNPLVGDYVDYEVEGSSDGTITIVHERKNALVRPPIANIDQALLVFSLTEPDFNPLLLDRFLVVVESFNVEPIICLTKTDLITESEMAKIRPFINDYRAIGYQIIETFKDDEELVANIAPVLKGKISVLAGQSGVGKSTLLNTVLPSLNLKTGIISQALGRGKHTTRHVELVEVCEGLLADTPGFSSFDFDEIDKEQLSYCFPEFRAVSDSCKFRECLHISEPKCAVLAGVQSGEIKAYRYKHYVKFLDEINERKPRY